A genomic window from Candidatus Kouleothrix ribensis includes:
- a CDS encoding isopeptide-forming domain-containing fimbrial protein has translation MFQPVQAAPSQPVASLSVPAIGFVGEALTFAISFDNADTTDPGYGPYVDLILPAAGADGAGAALDDGITFTSANYLGTPLTPVIPPFICAGSFVHPLSGAVTSCTTGTQVVVLQLPFGSFTATQPPATIQVNAVVSNLADVGTPLSLQARAGFAYGNDPLLNPATDPPLVQSTPASAPFTPQLFTLQKHYLGPEDETATGPNFPRQYEIVVDIAAGQTLSNLDLTDLLPGSLQFVQVDATTIRGGATATTVIATPSTIAPGGTLTRRFASVTGTTAANDATLLFTFYVPLNNSAAGRVVDPLTGDDALALNQASTSATWAPIDGRDATGTVTLNPAGPEHTLVEKSIAIQKHVANLTDAVNSSGDLLEYTLDVQVSDFFAFQNLVISDTFSDGQHWDATFPPRLLVDGNPFALAAATFGAANYSVTPNYTPAAPAPNDGTTNLQFRVSDEMIARGQSGTLLGGCVKPAGGLLAPCATVGGSGDGPTRMQIVFRTIIQDEFTDTYPSGDKSVDEGDVLGNSVTVAGDLLDTTTLLPNGQSELDDSGTSLQIGRGALAKSIYAINGVVCASQPCTSVRLQPGDTLTYRLRRDLPFSDFEQLKLADYLPLPVFDVDDNSAAIKTRITAFSATVDATAPPAGTAKFGPADTFFALSGIIPFNAATANDSIANSVTFDYGSYDNPANPTTTIDLLLTVTANAAPFTDRLLLTNQLHEAEASTNNDTAIRDAIVQFEMLEPVVTVRKGVVATNAAAPTFAPATVGPVAFNAPGTAGARFGGTIQSVNLASSPINSNLSGVDAGDLVTFAIVVENTGSGPSGAFDALITDTLPLGFVVPSAGAGLNLRVVDGTGAPMSYTDMGGGLFGSGMMLDDPGPTASPLGALDPGKNVDGSTRTDGRNIAIVTYDLQVAASVAPNQTLINTAKVVNYSSLEGGIDHTIVDPSDSASVTSALPAPTKSLIATSEAHTSDSPGTPRVAVGEIARFRLALQLPEGSSTNLQLRDNLPNGLTFLNDGSARVAFVANGSGFSSSTLSGAGLSVAGNSATSLALPSSSITVALPDTAISSNTSTNNDTYNSGTDVFFKLGNVVNSDSDADAEYVVVEFNALVDNTLAGSNDAGDTLNNNFFALIGGTQVGPTSANSALIVAEPAITNLAKQVLSPASAQGDAGDVISYSVTYSNASGANVSAAFDAHLVDALPSADLTLNLASVTVTLGGGASGLTNSSAGNTVDITIAQVPPGGTVRVDYTATLKTSVTPGQQVQNTAKLGYTSLPGANGTTVNSTGSATPGASGATNGERDGSGGVNDHTGSSTATVTVFIPAPVKSLVATSEGHTSGSSLAIGEIARYRLQVRVAEGSSPAFQLRDNLPAGMLFLNDGSAKVALVSDDPGLSSSTLGAGAQMIGNETSILTTTPSMVLPTLAISGGTGAGGTFQNGDDPLFSLGNLLNSDSDSNQEFVVVEFNALALNVGTNSAGTSLANTFGVLLNGSPVGSSSNSVAATIAEPAITNLSKVALPTSGDAGDVISYSVTYSNTSAANAASAFDVRVRDTLPADLALSLASVSVTLSGGASGITNSSAGNTIDITIDTLPPGAVVRIDYQATLLTPVAPTQTIVNTANLAYTSLPGASGTTTNPTGSATPGAGGATDGERDGSGGINRYFGSDPASVTVPNLAVQKLLAATSAGATTGSNLAIGEIARYRLQAEVPEGTLSAFALADALPGGMRFLNDGSARVMFVGSTAGITSTTLAGAGLQVTGDETTFGSLTPTFVLPAGAISGGTGVAGAFQSGDDPLFALGTLVNSDSDSNKEIVVIEFNALLENLPANSAGTTLGNTFSARSGATTLQSSGTVNTTVVEPAITSLGKAVVATPSDAGDLVRYTLAFTNSAGANRSPAFDVHVVDALSSFLTLPVPASDISVVAPAYATVTNSSTSGMVDVTISELRPGDGVSIQISARVVASAPNRQVIPNSASLSYTSLPGPNGPAVNPTGSATPGASGSATGERDGSGGTNSYTATSNTVSVTLAAPTIDKLDPAPASATIGQDVAYDIKVTLPEGVTRGLVVTDALPAGLSYQSYSIVTAAGGSLASTYAGDVGSLTIAASPASTPGADGQDLVLTFPDATTTDDNDATNNTFLIHIVARVSNTAANQGFATATTLANSASLIYTDPTSGTASAPVTDATPPALATVIEPRIATSKSLTPTSGVQGGDVLTYTVRFSNTGSSTAYDVAADDTLAPNTSFGALLGCTDQGGAGVPAGASGSTTIHFDSSPAGGWDIAVGGWIECRYTVVANPNVPLASSLTNTIDADWSSLDGAAAGERVYDDTTAYAVDGTQDTASASFSTPAPTFGKADNGTTSVTIGEVITYTLTISSPLGTLRDLIVTDTLPIGMIFDTDFEPMIVGLDSPITPVVGAPNDGSTPTSVVWEFGDTQFNHTTATITYHAIVANVAANQQPLSLANNATMTYRDNADVLQPPLSGSDSVGIAESTLVVSKRVVPPSADVGDRVSYTIAVTNTSATIAYDTLISDSVPAGLAYAPGTIAVTVNPTGAAPIITDTGAPLLQWLFPHIGAGQTVEVRFDADVTNAVLLNAGIVNQADTTWSSQPGANPHERTGADGTGGPLNDYAASAQATLQPSSYIISKTLLTPASGLAGVNDTNITFRIAITNTATVAIATIPLSDTFDPLFLAFQSATRAPDQVASGMVTWNDITGASTLAPGSVATVDLTFRALAYTSTSLPPSAATTNHASVAGAIDTNGKILQPRSDTADVAIGAPDLQVTKDDGQTVVHPNHVVVYTIAVTNTGNYTATGVTLTELPPANTSYDAANSGVAWSLSASVPYSYTYTLPAALAPGASQSVTFAVRVAAPFPATAATIDNLVSASDDGTRGPEPTPADTSAHDIDEVVGAALGDRVWYDIDGDGVQDPGEPGLAGVVLNLVWYGADGVPGGGDDSVYTTSTDASGMYLFTGLAAGTYEVLVDPASLPGGMRASFDLDRTLDGQAEVVLGDAQQLTDIDFGYTGTGSISRTIWMDLDNDGTIDPNESGIANVVLTLTWFGPDGRPGGSDDIVFTATTDANGNYNFPNLPAGSYQVDVDTSTLPPGVTPTYDLDGNQDSTAIVGLGAGQNLINANFGYTIEPTAIVLESFSATREGALVTVRWATRAEVHTWGFYLLRSSSGLRADAVRITPDLILAQGRGQAGAAYSWDDATAAADTTYTYWLVEVELDGSQSEYGPATAHPSAAEAQHRLFVPFAQQ, from the coding sequence GTGTTCCAGCCGGTACAGGCCGCGCCGAGCCAGCCAGTCGCCAGCCTGAGCGTGCCGGCCATCGGTTTCGTCGGCGAGGCGCTGACGTTCGCGATTAGCTTCGACAACGCCGATACCACCGACCCCGGCTATGGCCCATATGTCGATCTCATTCTGCCGGCCGCCGGCGCCGATGGTGCCGGTGCGGCGCTTGATGATGGTATCACCTTCACCAGCGCCAACTACCTGGGCACACCGCTGACACCGGTGATTCCGCCGTTCATTTGCGCCGGCAGCTTTGTGCATCCGCTCAGCGGTGCCGTTACCAGCTGCACGACCGGCACGCAGGTGGTTGTGCTACAGCTGCCCTTCGGCAGCTTTACCGCCACCCAGCCGCCCGCGACGATCCAGGTGAATGCGGTGGTCAGCAACCTGGCCGATGTGGGCACGCCGCTCAGCCTGCAAGCGCGCGCCGGCTTTGCCTATGGCAACGACCCGCTACTCAACCCGGCGACCGACCCGCCGCTGGTGCAGAGTACGCCCGCCAGCGCGCCGTTTACGCCCCAGCTATTCACACTCCAGAAGCATTACCTTGGCCCGGAAGACGAGACTGCCACTGGCCCGAATTTCCCGCGCCAGTACGAGATCGTCGTCGATATCGCCGCCGGCCAGACGCTGAGCAATCTCGATCTGACCGATCTGCTGCCCGGCTCGCTCCAGTTCGTGCAGGTCGACGCCACGACCATCCGCGGGGGCGCCACCGCGACGACCGTGATTGCCACGCCGAGCACCATCGCTCCCGGCGGCACGCTCACCCGGCGCTTTGCCAGCGTCACCGGCACAACTGCCGCGAATGATGCGACGCTGCTGTTTACGTTCTACGTGCCGCTGAATAATAGCGCGGCTGGGCGTGTCGTCGATCCGCTCACCGGCGATGATGCGCTTGCGCTCAATCAGGCCAGCACCAGCGCCACCTGGGCGCCGATCGACGGCCGCGACGCGACCGGCACAGTGACACTCAACCCGGCCGGCCCCGAGCACACACTGGTCGAAAAGTCGATCGCCATCCAGAAGCATGTTGCCAACCTGACCGACGCGGTCAACAGCTCGGGCGACCTGCTTGAGTACACGCTCGATGTGCAGGTGTCCGATTTCTTTGCATTTCAGAACCTGGTGATCAGCGACACCTTCTCGGATGGGCAGCACTGGGACGCGACCTTCCCGCCGAGGCTGCTGGTCGATGGTAACCCGTTCGCGTTGGCGGCAGCCACGTTTGGCGCGGCAAACTACAGCGTGACGCCGAACTACACACCGGCCGCGCCCGCGCCCAACGACGGCACAACAAACCTGCAGTTCCGCGTCTCCGATGAGATGATCGCCCGCGGCCAGAGCGGCACACTGCTGGGCGGCTGCGTCAAGCCGGCCGGTGGCCTGCTGGCACCCTGCGCCACGGTAGGTGGCTCGGGCGACGGCCCCACCCGCATGCAGATCGTCTTCCGCACGATCATCCAGGACGAATTCACCGACACATACCCCTCGGGCGATAAGAGCGTCGATGAGGGCGACGTGCTCGGCAACAGCGTGACGGTCGCGGGTGATCTGCTCGACACAACCACGCTGCTGCCGAATGGCCAGAGCGAGCTCGACGACAGCGGCACATCGCTACAGATCGGGCGTGGTGCGCTGGCCAAGTCGATCTATGCGATCAATGGCGTGGTGTGCGCCAGCCAGCCATGCACGAGCGTGCGGCTGCAGCCCGGCGATACCCTGACCTATCGCCTGCGGCGCGACCTGCCGTTCAGCGACTTCGAGCAGCTCAAGCTGGCCGACTACCTGCCGCTGCCGGTGTTTGATGTCGATGATAACTCGGCGGCGATCAAGACGCGGATCACCGCGTTTTCGGCCACTGTGGACGCAACGGCGCCGCCGGCCGGCACGGCCAAGTTTGGCCCGGCCGACACGTTCTTCGCACTTTCGGGCATCATCCCGTTCAACGCCGCCACTGCCAACGACTCGATCGCCAATAGCGTGACCTTCGACTACGGCTCGTACGACAATCCGGCCAACCCAACCACAACGATCGACCTGCTGCTGACCGTCACGGCCAACGCGGCGCCGTTCACCGACCGGCTGCTGCTGACCAACCAGCTGCACGAGGCCGAGGCGTCGACGAATAACGACACGGCAATTCGCGACGCGATTGTGCAGTTCGAGATGCTCGAGCCGGTGGTTACTGTGCGTAAGGGTGTGGTCGCCACCAACGCGGCTGCGCCGACATTCGCCCCGGCTACCGTCGGCCCGGTGGCATTCAACGCCCCCGGCACGGCCGGCGCGCGCTTCGGCGGCACCATCCAGTCGGTCAATCTGGCGAGCAGCCCAATCAACAGCAACCTGAGCGGCGTCGATGCCGGCGACCTGGTGACATTCGCGATCGTAGTTGAGAATACCGGCAGCGGGCCGAGCGGCGCGTTCGACGCCCTGATCACCGACACGCTACCGCTTGGCTTTGTGGTGCCTAGCGCTGGCGCTGGCCTGAACCTGCGCGTGGTCGATGGCACCGGCGCACCGATGAGCTATACCGATATGGGCGGCGGGCTGTTCGGCAGCGGAATGATGCTCGACGACCCCGGCCCGACTGCGTCGCCACTCGGCGCGCTCGACCCCGGCAAGAATGTCGATGGCAGCACCCGCACCGATGGACGCAATATCGCGATCGTCACCTACGATCTCCAGGTGGCCGCCAGTGTCGCCCCGAACCAGACGCTGATCAACACCGCCAAGGTGGTGAACTACAGCAGCCTTGAGGGCGGCATCGATCACACGATCGTCGACCCGAGCGATAGCGCCAGCGTCACGAGCGCACTGCCGGCGCCCACCAAGTCGCTTATTGCTACCTCCGAGGCGCACACCAGCGATAGCCCCGGCACGCCGCGCGTGGCCGTCGGCGAGATCGCACGCTTCCGGCTGGCGCTCCAGCTACCCGAGGGCAGCAGCACCAACCTGCAGCTGCGCGACAACCTACCGAATGGCCTGACCTTCCTGAACGACGGTAGCGCCAGGGTGGCGTTTGTCGCTAACGGCAGCGGGTTCAGCTCATCGACCCTCAGCGGCGCCGGGTTGAGCGTGGCCGGCAATAGCGCAACCAGCCTGGCGCTGCCGTCAAGCTCGATCACGGTTGCGCTGCCCGACACCGCGATCTCGAGCAACACCAGCACGAACAACGATACCTACAACAGCGGCACGGATGTATTCTTCAAGCTCGGCAATGTAGTCAATAGCGACAGCGACGCCGATGCCGAGTATGTGGTAGTCGAGTTCAACGCACTGGTCGACAACACACTGGCCGGCAGCAACGACGCGGGCGATACGCTCAATAACAACTTCTTCGCGCTGATCGGCGGCACGCAGGTTGGCCCTACCTCGGCCAATAGCGCGCTGATCGTGGCCGAGCCGGCGATTACCAACCTGGCCAAGCAGGTGCTCAGCCCGGCCAGCGCGCAGGGCGATGCCGGCGATGTGATCAGCTATAGCGTGACCTACTCGAACGCCAGCGGCGCGAATGTCTCGGCTGCCTTCGATGCGCATCTGGTCGATGCGCTGCCCAGCGCCGACCTGACACTCAACCTGGCCAGTGTCACGGTGACGCTGGGCGGCGGCGCCAGCGGGCTAACCAACAGCTCGGCCGGCAACACGGTCGACATCACGATCGCGCAGGTGCCGCCCGGCGGTACCGTGCGGGTCGACTACACCGCGACGCTCAAGACCAGTGTGACGCCAGGCCAGCAGGTGCAGAACACCGCCAAGCTGGGCTATACCAGCCTGCCGGGTGCGAATGGCACCACCGTCAACTCAACCGGCTCGGCCACGCCGGGGGCCAGCGGCGCCACCAATGGCGAGCGCGACGGCTCGGGTGGCGTGAATGATCACACCGGCAGCTCGACCGCGACGGTCACCGTGTTCATACCTGCGCCGGTTAAATCGCTTGTGGCAACTTCCGAGGGGCATACCAGCGGCAGCAGCCTGGCAATCGGCGAGATCGCGCGCTACCGCCTGCAGGTGCGCGTGGCCGAGGGCTCGTCGCCGGCCTTCCAGCTGCGCGATAATCTACCCGCCGGCATGCTGTTCCTCAACGACGGCAGCGCTAAGGTTGCGCTGGTGTCGGATGACCCTGGCCTCAGCTCGTCGACGCTCGGCGCCGGGGCACAGATGATCGGAAATGAGACCAGCATCCTTACCACCACACCGAGCATGGTGTTGCCCACGCTTGCGATCAGCGGCGGCACCGGCGCCGGCGGCACTTTCCAAAATGGCGACGACCCGCTGTTCAGCCTGGGCAACCTGCTCAACAGCGACAGCGACAGCAACCAGGAATTCGTGGTGGTCGAGTTCAACGCGCTGGCGCTCAACGTCGGCACGAATAGCGCCGGCACCAGCCTCGCCAACACCTTCGGCGTGCTCCTGAACGGCAGCCCGGTCGGCTCCAGCAGCAACAGCGTGGCCGCCACAATCGCCGAGCCGGCGATCACCAACCTGAGCAAAGTCGCCCTGCCGACCAGCGGCGACGCGGGCGATGTGATTAGCTATAGCGTGACCTACTCGAACACCAGCGCGGCAAATGCCGCCAGCGCGTTCGATGTGCGCGTGCGCGACACACTACCGGCCGACCTGGCGCTTTCCCTGGCCAGCGTCAGCGTGACGCTGAGTGGTGGCGCCAGCGGAATCACGAACAGTTCGGCCGGTAACACGATCGATATCACAATTGACACGCTGCCGCCCGGCGCCGTGGTGCGGATCGACTACCAGGCCACGCTGCTGACGCCAGTGGCGCCGACCCAGACGATCGTCAACACCGCGAACCTGGCCTACACCAGCCTGCCGGGCGCCAGTGGCACCACCACCAACCCGACCGGCTCGGCCACGCCGGGCGCGGGTGGCGCCACAGATGGCGAGCGCGACGGCTCGGGCGGCATCAACCGCTACTTCGGCAGCGACCCGGCCAGCGTGACGGTGCCGAATCTCGCGGTGCAGAAACTGCTGGCGGCTACCTCGGCCGGCGCCACAACCGGCAGCAACCTGGCGATCGGCGAGATCGCACGCTACCGGCTGCAAGCCGAGGTGCCCGAGGGCACCCTCTCCGCGTTTGCGCTGGCCGATGCGCTGCCAGGCGGCATGCGCTTCCTCAACGACGGTAGCGCCAGAGTGATGTTCGTGGGCAGTACCGCCGGGATAACCTCGACCACACTGGCCGGCGCGGGCCTGCAAGTGACTGGCGATGAGACCACGTTTGGATCGCTCACGCCGACCTTCGTGCTGCCGGCCGGCGCGATCAGCGGCGGCACTGGTGTGGCTGGCGCGTTCCAGAGCGGCGACGACCCGCTATTCGCGCTGGGCACGCTCGTAAACAGCGACAGCGATAGCAACAAAGAGATCGTGGTGATCGAGTTCAACGCGCTGCTCGAGAACCTGCCCGCCAACAGCGCCGGCACGACGCTTGGTAATACCTTCAGTGCCCGCAGCGGCGCCACCACACTCCAGAGCTCGGGCACAGTCAATACCACCGTAGTTGAGCCGGCGATCACCAGCCTGGGCAAAGCCGTGGTGGCCACACCCAGCGACGCCGGCGACCTGGTGCGCTATACGCTGGCGTTTACGAACTCGGCCGGCGCGAACCGCTCGCCTGCGTTCGATGTCCACGTGGTCGATGCGCTCAGCAGCTTCCTGACACTGCCGGTGCCAGCCAGCGACATCAGCGTGGTCGCGCCGGCGTATGCGACCGTCACCAACAGCTCGACCAGCGGAATGGTCGACGTCACGATTAGCGAGCTGCGCCCCGGCGATGGCGTGAGCATCCAGATCAGCGCGCGGGTGGTCGCCAGCGCGCCAAATCGCCAGGTTATTCCGAACAGCGCCAGCCTGAGCTACACCAGCCTGCCCGGCCCGAATGGCCCAGCCGTGAACCCGACCGGCTCGGCCACGCCGGGCGCGAGCGGCAGCGCCACCGGTGAGCGCGACGGCTCGGGCGGCACCAACAGCTACACGGCCACCAGCAACACCGTAAGCGTGACGCTGGCAGCCCCGACGATCGACAAGCTCGACCCGGCACCGGCCAGCGCGACGATCGGCCAGGACGTGGCCTACGATATCAAGGTAACCCTGCCCGAGGGCGTAACCCGCGGCCTGGTGGTGACCGACGCGCTGCCGGCCGGGCTTAGCTACCAGAGCTATAGCATTGTCACTGCGGCTGGTGGTAGCCTGGCCAGCACCTACGCCGGCGATGTCGGCAGCCTGACGATCGCCGCCAGCCCGGCCAGCACACCCGGCGCCGATGGCCAGGATCTCGTGCTGACCTTCCCGGATGCCACCACCACCGACGACAACGACGCGACCAACAACACCTTCCTGATCCACATCGTCGCGCGCGTGTCGAACACGGCCGCCAACCAGGGCTTTGCCACCGCAACCACGCTGGCCAATAGCGCCAGCCTGATCTACACCGACCCGACCAGCGGCACGGCCTCGGCGCCAGTGACCGATGCCACCCCGCCGGCGCTGGCCACCGTGATCGAGCCGCGGATCGCAACCAGTAAGAGCCTAACCCCGACCAGCGGCGTGCAGGGTGGCGATGTGCTGACCTATACGGTGCGCTTCAGCAACACCGGCAGCAGCACGGCCTATGATGTTGCCGCCGACGACACACTCGCACCCAACACCAGCTTTGGGGCGCTGCTCGGCTGTACCGACCAGGGCGGTGCCGGCGTGCCGGCCGGCGCGAGCGGCAGCACAACCATCCACTTCGACAGCAGCCCGGCGGGCGGCTGGGACATCGCGGTGGGCGGCTGGATCGAATGCCGCTACACCGTGGTGGCGAACCCCAATGTGCCGCTGGCCAGCAGCCTCACGAACACGATCGACGCCGACTGGAGTAGCCTGGACGGCGCAGCTGCCGGCGAGCGCGTCTATGATGACACGACCGCCTACGCCGTCGATGGCACGCAGGACACCGCCAGCGCCAGCTTCAGCACCCCGGCACCGACGTTCGGCAAGGCCGACAACGGCACCACTAGCGTAACGATCGGCGAGGTAATCACGTACACCCTGACGATCAGCAGCCCGCTCGGCACGCTGCGCGACCTGATCGTGACCGACACGCTGCCGATTGGGATGATCTTCGATACCGATTTCGAGCCTATGATCGTAGGGCTGGATAGCCCGATCACGCCGGTTGTGGGCGCCCCGAACGATGGCAGCACGCCGACTTCGGTGGTGTGGGAATTTGGCGATACCCAGTTCAATCATACGACGGCGACAATCACCTACCACGCGATTGTGGCGAATGTGGCCGCCAACCAGCAGCCGCTAAGCCTGGCCAACAATGCAACAATGACCTATCGCGACAACGCTGATGTGCTACAGCCGCCGCTAAGCGGTAGCGACAGTGTCGGCATCGCCGAGTCGACGCTGGTGGTATCCAAGCGCGTCGTGCCGCCGAGTGCCGATGTCGGCGACCGGGTGAGCTACACGATCGCCGTGACCAACACCTCGGCGACGATCGCCTACGACACGCTGATCAGCGATAGCGTGCCGGCCGGCCTGGCGTATGCGCCCGGCACGATTGCGGTAACAGTAAACCCGACCGGCGCGGCGCCGATCATCACCGACACCGGCGCGCCGCTGCTACAATGGCTGTTCCCGCATATCGGCGCAGGCCAGACGGTTGAGGTACGCTTCGATGCCGATGTCACTAATGCGGTGCTGCTGAATGCCGGGATCGTCAACCAGGCCGACACAACCTGGAGCAGCCAGCCTGGCGCTAACCCACACGAGCGCACTGGTGCCGACGGCACCGGCGGCCCGCTGAACGACTACGCTGCGAGCGCGCAGGCGACATTACAGCCTTCGTCGTACATCATCAGCAAGACCCTGCTGACGCCAGCATCTGGGCTTGCCGGTGTCAACGACACCAACATCACATTCCGGATCGCGATCACCAACACTGCGACGGTGGCGATTGCGACCATCCCGCTGAGCGATACCTTCGATCCGCTGTTCCTGGCGTTCCAATCGGCGACACGCGCGCCCGACCAGGTGGCGAGCGGCATGGTGACCTGGAACGACATCACCGGCGCCAGCACGCTGGCCCCCGGCAGTGTGGCAACGGTCGACCTGACCTTCCGGGCGCTGGCCTACACCAGCACCAGCCTGCCGCCGAGCGCGGCCACCACCAACCACGCCAGCGTGGCCGGTGCGATCGACACCAATGGCAAGATCCTGCAGCCGCGCAGCGATACCGCCGACGTGGCGATCGGCGCGCCCGACCTGCAGGTGACCAAAGACGACGGCCAGACGGTGGTGCATCCGAACCACGTGGTGGTATACACGATCGCCGTAACCAACACCGGCAACTATACCGCCACCGGCGTGACGCTGACTGAGCTGCCGCCGGCAAACACAAGCTACGATGCGGCCAATAGCGGCGTAGCCTGGTCGCTATCGGCCAGTGTGCCCTACAGCTACACCTACACACTGCCGGCCGCGCTGGCGCCTGGCGCCAGCCAGAGCGTGACCTTTGCGGTGCGCGTGGCCGCGCCATTCCCGGCCACTGCCGCAACGATCGACAACCTGGTGAGCGCGAGCGACGACGGCACGCGTGGCCCCGAGCCAACCCCGGCCGACACTAGCGCGCACGACATCGACGAGGTTGTGGGCGCGGCACTCGGCGATCGGGTCTGGTACGACATCGATGGTGATGGCGTGCAGGATCCAGGCGAGCCTGGCCTGGCCGGCGTGGTGCTGAACCTGGTGTGGTATGGCGCCGACGGCGTGCCTGGCGGCGGCGACGATAGCGTGTATACCACCAGCACCGATGCCAGTGGCATGTATCTGTTCACCGGGCTGGCCGCCGGCACATACGAGGTGTTGGTCGACCCGGCCAGCTTACCGGGAGGCATGCGCGCCTCGTTCGACCTCGACCGCACGCTGGATGGCCAGGCCGAAGTCGTGCTCGGTGATGCGCAGCAGCTGACCGACATCGACTTTGGATATACCGGCACCGGCTCGATCAGCCGCACGATCTGGATGGATCTGGACAACGACGGCACGATCGACCCGAACGAATCCGGCATCGCCAATGTTGTGCTGACGCTGACCTGGTTTGGGCCTGACGGCCGGCCGGGCGGCAGCGACGACATTGTATTTACGGCCACAACCGACGCCAACGGCAACTACAACTTCCCGAACCTGCCTGCGGGCAGCTACCAGGTTGACGTTGATACCAGCACCCTGCCACCGGGTGTGACGCCAACCTACGATCTGGACGGTAACCAGGACTCGACGGCGATAGTCGGGCTAGGTGCCGGCCAGAACCTGATCAATGCCAACTTCGGCTACACGATCGAACCGACCGCAATCGTGCTCGAGAGCTTCAGCGCGACGCGCGAAGGTGCGCTGGTGACGGTACGCTGGGCTACCAGGGCGGAGGTACACACCTGGGGCTTCTACCTACTCCGCAGCAGCAGCGGCCTGCGCGCCGATGCCGTGCGCATCACACCCGATCTGATCCTTGCGCAGGGGCGTGGCCAGGCCGGCGCAGCATATAGCTGGGACGACGCCACGGCTGCTGCTGATACAACCTACACCTACTGGCTGGTGGAGGTCGAGCTTGACGGCAGCCAGAGCGAGTATGGCCCGGCGACAGCGCACCCAAGCGCCGCCGAAGCCCAGCACCGCCTGTTCGTGCCGTTTGCTCAGCAGTAG